Proteins co-encoded in one Cydia strobilella chromosome 14, ilCydStro3.1, whole genome shotgun sequence genomic window:
- the LOC134747475 gene encoding histone-lysine N-methyltransferase SETMAR-like, translating to MEKTEVRAVIKYFCLKKMCTKDIYAELVGTLGESAPPYSTVARWSKEFNLGRTSTQDEHREGRPSVAITGENVKKIHDLVLTDRRMTIRHLVELTGISYGSIQRILTDELHMKKVSARWVPRMLTAEHKKIRCEISKSNLDKYQTDPEIFLRRFVTMDESWIHHFDPETKQQSMTWKRASSPTPKKFKVASSAGKVMASVFWDAEGVIMIEYLEKGTTITGSYYADQIRRLRQAIKEKRRGKLRAGILFHQDNAPPHKAGVAMAAIRDSGFELLEHPPYSPDLAPSDFYLFPRLKEDLRGNKFLNNGEVMAAVEAFLEGQEKDFFLKGIRGLEKRWSKCVDLEGDYVEK from the coding sequence ATGGAGAAAACTGAGGTGAGAGCGGTTATTAAATACTTCTGTTTGAAAAAAATGTGTACTAAAGATATATACGCTGAATTAGTGGGCACACTGGGCGAGTCCGCTCCGCCGTATTCCACAGTGGCACGGTGGTCAAAGGAGTTTAACTTGGGAAGGACATCCACTCAAGATGAACATCGCGAAGGCCGTCCATCTGTCGCCATTACTGGAGAAAACGTCAAAAAAATTCATGATCTCGTTTTAACAGATAGAAGGATGACTATCAGGCATCTAGTTGAGCTCACAGGCATCTCGTATGGCAGCATTCAAAGAATCTTAACTGATGAACTACACATGAAAAAAGTCTCCGCTCGTTGGGTGCCTAGAATGTTAACGGCTGAACATAAGAAAATACGATGTGAGATTTCGAAGTCCAATCTTGACAAATATCAAACTGATCCCGAAATATTTTTGCGTCGGTTTGTAACCATGGACGAGTCTTGGATCCACCATTTCGATCCTGAGACCAAACAGCAATCCATGACCTGGAAGCGAGCGTCTTCCCCTACACCGAAGAAATTCAAGGTAGCAAGCTCCGCTGGTAAGGTCATGGCTTCAGTGTTTTGGGATGCTGAGGGAGTCATAATGATTGAATACCTGGAAAAGGGAACCACTATTACGGGCTCCTACTACGCTGACCAAATACGCAGATTGAGACAGGCAATCAAAGAGAAGCGGCGGGGTAAACTTCGAGCTGGCATCCTGTTTCACCAGGACAACGCACCGCCCCACAAGGCCGGCGTTGCGATGGCTGCCATTCGTGATTCAGGGTTCGAATTGCTGGAACACCCCCCATATTCGCCAGACCTAGCCCCCAGCGACTTTTATCTCTTTCCACGGCTGAAGGAAGATCTTAGAGGCaacaaatttttgaataatggcGAGGTAATGGCCGCCGTGGAGGCATTTTTGGAGGGTCaagaaaaagatttttttttaaaaggaaTTCGTGGTCTGGAGAAACGATGGTCTAAGTGTGTAGACTTGGAAGGAGATTacgtagaaaaataa